A single region of the Streptomyces sp. AM 4-1-1 genome encodes:
- the nadD gene encoding nicotinate-nucleotide adenylyltransferase → MGEQEVPTGPGKRRLGVMGGTFDPIHHGHLVAASEVAAQFHLDEVIFVPTGQPWQKSHKQVSPAEDRYLMTVIATASNPQFSVSRSDIDRGGPTYTIDTLRDLRAVHGDADLFFITGADALSQILTWRDAEELFSLSHFIGVTRPGHVLTDDGLPKGGVSLVEVPALAISSTDCRGRVAAGEPVWYLVPDGVVRYIDKRQLYRGE, encoded by the coding sequence ATGGGAGAGCAGGAAGTGCCTACCGGCCCCGGCAAACGCCGACTCGGTGTGATGGGCGGGACATTTGACCCGATCCATCATGGACACCTGGTGGCGGCCAGCGAAGTGGCCGCCCAGTTCCACCTCGACGAGGTGATCTTCGTCCCGACCGGGCAGCCGTGGCAGAAGAGCCACAAACAGGTCTCCCCGGCCGAGGACCGCTATCTGATGACGGTCATCGCCACGGCCTCGAACCCTCAGTTCTCGGTCAGCCGCAGCGACATCGACCGTGGCGGACCGACGTACACCATCGATACGCTACGGGACCTGCGCGCGGTCCACGGCGACGCGGACCTCTTCTTCATCACCGGCGCCGACGCTCTCTCGCAGATCCTCACCTGGCGGGACGCGGAGGAACTGTTCTCGCTCTCCCACTTCATCGGAGTGACGCGTCCGGGACACGTGCTCACGGACGACGGGTTGCCGAAGGGCGGCGTCTCGCTCGTGGAGGTGCCGGCGCTCGCGATCTCGTCCACGGACTGCCGTGGGAGAGTCGCGGCGGGGGAGCCGGTCTGGTACCTGGTCCCCGACGGTGTGGTCCGCTACATCGACAAGCGCCAGCTGTACCGCGGCGAATGA
- a CDS encoding M48 family metallopeptidase: protein MTDSSHDSARDGHEGVPGRQRRRFPGISSRAYEHPADRSALVALRKLSGFDTIFKSLSGLLPERSLRLLFLSDSVRVSDAQFVHLNDMLRDACYILDLEKVPPMYVTQDPRPNAMCVGLDEPIIVVTTGLVELLDEEEMRAVIGHEVGHALSGHAVYRTILLFLTGIALKVAWIPLGNVAIMAIVTALREWFRKSELSADRAGLLVGQDLRASMRGLMKIAGGNHLHEMNVDAFLAQAEEYEKGGDLRDSVLKIINVLPRSHPFTTVRAAELKKWSETREYQRIVDGHYPKREEDKDTSVTDSIRESASHYAETVRGSKDPLMKLVGDIAGGAGDLGGKLRDKFTGGGGNGAAKADPGTAGGKGSGTGGDGGAPGAKGGGASGTSGSTDEADGTWRRADPEEGSGPRAD from the coding sequence ATGACCGACAGCAGCCACGACAGCGCGCGTGACGGCCACGAGGGTGTGCCGGGCAGACAGCGCAGGCGTTTCCCGGGGATCTCCTCCCGGGCGTACGAACACCCGGCGGACCGCTCGGCCCTGGTGGCTCTGCGCAAGCTGAGTGGTTTCGACACCATCTTCAAGTCCCTCAGCGGACTGCTGCCCGAGCGCAGTCTGCGACTGCTCTTCCTCTCGGACTCCGTCCGGGTGAGCGACGCCCAGTTCGTCCATCTCAACGACATGCTGCGGGACGCCTGTTACATCCTGGACCTGGAGAAGGTCCCGCCGATGTACGTCACTCAGGACCCGCGGCCGAACGCCATGTGCGTCGGCCTCGACGAGCCGATCATCGTGGTGACGACCGGTCTGGTGGAGCTCCTCGACGAGGAGGAGATGCGGGCGGTCATCGGCCACGAGGTGGGCCACGCCCTCTCGGGCCACGCCGTGTACCGCACGATTCTGCTGTTTCTCACCGGTATCGCGCTCAAGGTCGCCTGGATTCCGCTCGGCAATGTCGCGATCATGGCGATCGTGACGGCGCTGCGGGAGTGGTTCCGCAAGTCGGAGCTGTCCGCCGACCGGGCCGGACTGCTGGTCGGCCAGGACCTCCGGGCGTCGATGCGCGGCCTGATGAAGATCGCCGGCGGCAATCATCTGCACGAGATGAACGTCGACGCGTTCCTCGCCCAGGCCGAGGAGTACGAGAAGGGCGGCGACCTGCGCGATTCCGTGCTCAAGATCATCAATGTGCTGCCCCGCTCGCACCCCTTCACCACGGTGCGTGCCGCCGAGCTGAAGAAGTGGTCCGAGACCCGCGAGTACCAGCGGATCGTGGACGGCCACTACCCGAAGCGCGAGGAGGACAAGGACACCTCGGTGACGGACTCCATACGTGAGTCGGCCTCGCACTACGCGGAGACCGTGCGCGGCAGCAAGGACCCCCTGATGAAGCTCGTCGGTGACATAGCGGGTGGTGCGGGCGACCTCGGTGGCAAGCTCCGCGACAAGTTCACCGGGGGCGGCGGCAACGGCGCGGCCAAGGCAGACCCGGGCACCGCAGGCGGCAAGGGCAGTGGTACGGGCGGCGACGGTGGCGCGCCGGGCGCCAAGGGTGGCGGCGCGTCCGGGACGAGCGGGTCTACGGACGAGGCGGACGGGACGTGGCGGCGAGCTGATCCCGAGGAGGGCTCTGGGCCACGGGCGGACTGA
- the proB gene encoding glutamate 5-kinase — MTDARRIVVKVGSSSLTTASGGLDADRVDALVDVLAKVRGGGEREIVLVSSGAIAAGLAPLGLPRRPKDLARQQAAASVGQGLLVARYTASFARYGVRVGQVLLTSDDTSRRAHYRNAYRTLDQLLDMGALPVVNENDTVATDEIRFGDNDRLAALVAHLVRADLLVLLSDVDGLYDGDPSTPGTTRIAEVTGPADLAGVTIGSVGRAGVGTGGMVTKVEAARIAAAAGVPVVLTSASRAADALAGRDTGTYFHRTGRRSAGRLLWLAHASTPQGALTLDDGAVQAVVERRTSLLPAGIAAVEGEFTAGDPVELRDLRGRAVARGLVNFDAKEIPQLLGRSTHDLARELGPAYEREVVHRDDLVVLGP; from the coding sequence GTGACCGACGCCCGCAGGATCGTCGTCAAGGTGGGCTCGTCCTCGCTCACCACCGCGAGCGGCGGACTCGACGCGGACCGCGTCGACGCCCTCGTCGATGTGCTCGCCAAGGTCAGAGGCGGCGGCGAACGCGAGATCGTCCTCGTCTCCAGCGGCGCCATCGCGGCCGGACTCGCCCCGCTCGGACTGCCCCGCCGCCCCAAGGACCTGGCAAGGCAGCAGGCCGCGGCCAGCGTCGGGCAGGGGCTGCTCGTCGCCCGCTACACCGCCTCCTTCGCGCGCTACGGCGTACGCGTCGGCCAGGTGCTGCTCACCAGCGACGACACCAGCCGCCGTGCCCACTACCGCAACGCGTACCGCACCCTCGACCAGCTTCTCGACATGGGCGCCCTTCCCGTCGTCAACGAGAACGACACCGTGGCCACCGACGAGATCCGGTTCGGCGACAACGACCGGCTCGCCGCCCTCGTCGCCCATCTCGTCCGCGCCGACCTGCTCGTCCTGCTGTCCGACGTGGACGGGCTCTACGACGGCGACCCCAGCACCCCCGGCACCACCCGGATCGCGGAGGTCACGGGCCCCGCCGACCTGGCCGGCGTCACCATCGGCAGCGTGGGCAGGGCGGGGGTCGGCACCGGCGGCATGGTCACCAAGGTCGAGGCCGCCCGCATCGCCGCCGCCGCCGGGGTCCCGGTCGTCCTCACCTCCGCGAGCCGGGCCGCCGACGCCCTCGCCGGACGCGACACCGGTACGTACTTCCACCGCACCGGACGCCGGTCCGCCGGCCGGCTCCTCTGGCTGGCCCACGCCTCCACCCCGCAGGGTGCGCTGACCCTCGACGACGGGGCGGTACAGGCCGTCGTCGAGCGCCGCACCTCGCTGCTGCCCGCCGGGATCGCCGCGGTCGAGGGCGAGTTCACCGCGGGCGACCCGGTCGAGCTGCGCGACCTCCGGGGCCGGGCCGTCGCCCGCGGACTCGTCAACTTCGACGCGAAGGAGATCCCGCAACTGCTCGGCCGCTCCACCCACGACCTGGCCCGCGAACTCGGCCCCGCCTACGAACGTGAGGTCGTACACAGGGACGATCTGGTGGTCCTCGGTCCCTGA
- a CDS encoding glutamate-5-semialdehyde dehydrogenase: MTTLSPYDNMSPVAQAAYRARAAAADLAPLPRAAKDDALLAIADALEVRAGEIVAANAEDVTRAREAGTGESIIDRLTLTPERVRAIAADVRDVAALPDPVGEVVRGSTLPNGIDLRQVRVPLGVVGIIYEARPNVTVDAAALCLKSGNAVLLRGSSSARSSNTALVRVVRDAVGGSGLPADAVQLVPGDNRDSVRELMRARGLVDVLIPRGGASLIRTVVEESTVPVIETGTGNCHVYVDALTDLDMAVEILINSKAQRPSVCNAAETLLVHQDIAADFLPRALDALAGAGVTVHGDERVLEYAEGSKATVVAATPDDWETEYLSYDIAAAVVDSLDAAVAHIRLWSSGHTEAIVTTSQAAARRFTQLVDSAAVAVNASTRFTDGGQFGFGAEIGISTQKLHARGPMGLPELTSTKYIVTGDGHVR; the protein is encoded by the coding sequence ATGACCACGCTTTCGCCCTACGACAACATGTCCCCGGTCGCACAGGCCGCCTACCGGGCACGCGCCGCCGCCGCCGACCTCGCGCCGCTGCCGCGTGCGGCGAAGGACGACGCGCTGCTGGCGATCGCGGACGCCCTGGAGGTACGGGCCGGTGAGATCGTCGCGGCCAACGCCGAGGACGTGACGCGCGCCCGCGAGGCCGGGACCGGCGAGTCGATCATCGACCGGCTCACCCTCACCCCCGAGCGCGTCCGTGCCATCGCCGCCGATGTGCGCGACGTGGCGGCTCTGCCCGACCCGGTGGGGGAGGTCGTGCGCGGCTCGACCCTGCCCAACGGCATCGATCTGCGTCAGGTCCGAGTGCCGCTCGGCGTCGTCGGGATCATCTACGAGGCCCGGCCCAATGTGACGGTCGACGCGGCGGCCCTCTGCCTGAAGTCCGGGAACGCCGTGCTGCTGCGCGGTTCCTCCTCCGCGCGTTCCTCGAACACGGCGCTCGTGCGCGTGGTGCGCGACGCCGTCGGCGGCTCCGGCCTCCCCGCCGACGCGGTACAACTGGTGCCGGGCGACAACCGCGACTCGGTACGGGAGCTGATGCGCGCCCGCGGCCTCGTCGACGTACTGATCCCGCGCGGCGGCGCCTCCCTGATCCGCACGGTCGTCGAGGAGTCCACCGTGCCCGTCATCGAGACCGGCACCGGCAACTGCCATGTGTACGTCGACGCCCTGACCGACCTCGACATGGCCGTCGAGATCCTGATCAACTCCAAGGCGCAGCGTCCGAGCGTCTGCAACGCGGCGGAGACCCTGCTGGTCCACCAGGACATCGCCGCGGACTTCCTGCCGCGCGCCCTGGACGCGCTGGCCGGAGCCGGGGTGACGGTGCACGGCGACGAACGGGTGCTGGAGTACGCGGAGGGTTCCAAGGCCACGGTCGTCGCGGCGACGCCGGACGACTGGGAGACCGAGTACCTCTCGTACGACATCGCCGCCGCAGTCGTCGATTCGCTGGACGCGGCCGTCGCGCACATCCGGCTCTGGTCCTCCGGCCACACCGAGGCGATCGTCACCACGTCACAGGCGGCGGCCCGCCGGTTCACCCAATTGGTCGATTCGGCGGCGGTGGCCGTGAACGCGTCCACCCGGTTCACCGACGGCGGCCAGTTCGGCTTCGGCGCAGAGATCGGCATCTCCACGCAGAAGCTGCACGCCCGGGGGCCGATGGGGCTGCCGGAGCTGACCTCGACGAAGTACATCGTGACCGGCGACGGCCACGTCCGCTGA